One window from the genome of Trichoplusia ni isolate ovarian cell line Hi5 chromosome 13, tn1, whole genome shotgun sequence encodes:
- the LOC113500280 gene encoding regucalcin-like isoform X1 — MFFHNHNLPFLTNIIILSIASFKPMAPVVLPVTNPVWLGEGPHWDSDAKALYFVSIFDYTINKYEPETERHTKSKFDEMPTFIIPVEGKKNRFVISQGRKVVEVEWDGEDNSASIVRVITEVDKDNPNNRFNDAKADPRGRLFAGTMGHEYEPGKFDLKKGSLYRIDPDGTTTTLATGIDIANGLCWDLKEKAFYFADSFEYTIRRYDYDVETGEISNPKTVFAYKDHGLKGIVDGMTIDTDGNLWVANFDGNQILRIDPKKSKLLQKVPIPALQVTSAAFGGARLDVLYVTSARMDRGRPQPPPAGATFSVTGLAARGHPNYNVLLD, encoded by the exons ATGTTCTTCCACAATCACAACTTACCTTtcctaactaatattattatccTGAGCATCGCGTCGTTTAAACCg ATGGCGCCCGTGGTGTTACCGGTGACGAATCCCGTGTGGCTGGGCGAGGGCCCGCACTGGGACAGCGACGCGAAGGCGCTCTACTTCGTCAGCATCTTCGACTACACCATCAACAAATATGAGCCGGAAACCGAACGGCACACCAAGTCCAAATTTg ATGAGATGCCAACCTTCATAATTCCGGTCGAAGGCAAGAAGAACCGCTTCGTGATCAGCCAGGGTCGGAAAGTGGTTGAGGTGGAGTGGGACGGCGAGGACAACAGCGCCTCCATAGTCCGGGTCATCACCGAAGTAGACAAGGACAACCCTAACAATAGGTTCAACGATGCTAAGGCAGACCCGAGGGGCAGGCTGTTCGCCG GTACAATGGGCCATGAGTACGAGCCAGGCAAGTTCGACCTGAAGAAAGGCTCCCTGTACCGCATCGACCCTGACGGCACGACCACCACGCTGGCCACCGGCATCGACATCGCCAACGGCCTGTGCTGGGACCTCAAGGAGAAGGCCTTCTACTTCGCCGACTCCTTCGAGTACACCATCAGGCGATACGATTATGATGTGGAAACAGGAGAGATAT CGAACCCCAAGACGGTGTTCGCGTATAAGGACCACGGCCTGAAAGGCATCGTGGACGGCATGACCATCGACACCGACGGAAACCTCTGGGTCGCCAACTTTGATGGCAACCAG ATATTAAGAATCGACCCTAAGAAGAGCAAGCTGCTGCAGAAGGTCCCGATCCCCGCGCTGCAGGTGACGTCGGCCGCGTTCGGCGGCGCGCGCCTGGACGTGCTGTACGTGACGTCGGCGCGCATGGACCGCGGCCGGCCGCAGCCGCCTCC CGCCGGGGCCACCTTCAGCGTCACCGGCCTCGCCGCCAGGGGACACCCCAACTATAACGTGCTACTTgattaa
- the LOC113500280 gene encoding regucalcin-like isoform X2, whose translation MAPVVLPVTNPVWLGEGPHWDSDAKALYFVSIFDYTINKYEPETERHTKSKFDEMPTFIIPVEGKKNRFVISQGRKVVEVEWDGEDNSASIVRVITEVDKDNPNNRFNDAKADPRGRLFAGTMGHEYEPGKFDLKKGSLYRIDPDGTTTTLATGIDIANGLCWDLKEKAFYFADSFEYTIRRYDYDVETGEISNPKTVFAYKDHGLKGIVDGMTIDTDGNLWVANFDGNQILRIDPKKSKLLQKVPIPALQVTSAAFGGARLDVLYVTSARMDRGRPQPPPAGATFSVTGLAARGHPNYNVLLD comes from the exons ATGGCGCCCGTGGTGTTACCGGTGACGAATCCCGTGTGGCTGGGCGAGGGCCCGCACTGGGACAGCGACGCGAAGGCGCTCTACTTCGTCAGCATCTTCGACTACACCATCAACAAATATGAGCCGGAAACCGAACGGCACACCAAGTCCAAATTTg ATGAGATGCCAACCTTCATAATTCCGGTCGAAGGCAAGAAGAACCGCTTCGTGATCAGCCAGGGTCGGAAAGTGGTTGAGGTGGAGTGGGACGGCGAGGACAACAGCGCCTCCATAGTCCGGGTCATCACCGAAGTAGACAAGGACAACCCTAACAATAGGTTCAACGATGCTAAGGCAGACCCGAGGGGCAGGCTGTTCGCCG GTACAATGGGCCATGAGTACGAGCCAGGCAAGTTCGACCTGAAGAAAGGCTCCCTGTACCGCATCGACCCTGACGGCACGACCACCACGCTGGCCACCGGCATCGACATCGCCAACGGCCTGTGCTGGGACCTCAAGGAGAAGGCCTTCTACTTCGCCGACTCCTTCGAGTACACCATCAGGCGATACGATTATGATGTGGAAACAGGAGAGATAT CGAACCCCAAGACGGTGTTCGCGTATAAGGACCACGGCCTGAAAGGCATCGTGGACGGCATGACCATCGACACCGACGGAAACCTCTGGGTCGCCAACTTTGATGGCAACCAG ATATTAAGAATCGACCCTAAGAAGAGCAAGCTGCTGCAGAAGGTCCCGATCCCCGCGCTGCAGGTGACGTCGGCCGCGTTCGGCGGCGCGCGCCTGGACGTGCTGTACGTGACGTCGGCGCGCATGGACCGCGGCCGGCCGCAGCCGCCTCC CGCCGGGGCCACCTTCAGCGTCACCGGCCTCGCCGCCAGGGGACACCCCAACTATAACGTGCTACTTgattaa
- the LOC113500277 gene encoding WD repeat-containing protein 6, whose translation MSVFTRTDVTAVKFYKNYVLAGIGSTVNLFHKTSTKLLQRLSGLYGQKIYGFVPSQYGDKIFVFGGKQFTVVSLSDPEQSNEGTDLLCRLFEPVVCDDWLHSAVWINKDVIALLTAHNVVQKWDIKAGTLTSQHASKDNSILYSGLLLKLEEDVLVMAGTVFSEVIIHKCGAERPLHHLKGHKGVIFSISCEPSRNIIVTTSDDRSVRIWGPDNEPTHPGTTVEYWKDTNIVCKHEVYGHLARVMRSCITNDLIISVGEDSAICYWDYEGKLLKKALTHQNGCIWSVDSDNTTLVTGGGDCGVILHPLTIATDYSYNEIIDVGVASPKKVIFTARKNLLVMDENVLVYYDFISKVKSTHKLNHDSTYKLLSISSCKQLIAIADMTGKLDVFLEKCKDDAFILNIIDTKLQLGKILSMHWAGNRHLVFCSDDGNVSVLASNNATVEIVARFVLPFCKERWLTASAIDSGSKYFVLGDRCGNIHIFVKEQKDPVKSFSKVHGRYGPTSINIVNNDIITTGRDGTIMYFTIQGDGIKRLSAKDLAFEWVEKFLDKDQNLVCGFQERVFVVYNIKDNCKVIETPCGGGHRSWDAVRYFEKVNEKYEECIKFVYLKDAAINITTFQLSKITSTNLVHGSHAKEINCLKALKLNDDAVYISGGEDTTLRISSVDAVNFKDEVAFKHLSSIRTLKTHAIDDNRFLIMSAGGRAQICIKDVQILKENGTIRVKSEELVDHFIRGTDKERKGNQTWRNCSIDFDPEMRIMDLDLLKYKDDFVIFAGCSDSHLRVFSYKNKSKKLELINESKYHNTCILKTKIITILNKTTLITCTTRGDVTMWDISDVINCNFEPFFSTKTNKSGINALATANLPENQLLVATGGDDNSIHIILLEIPDQDYLGSMIMLNSWQSSNFHSSQITGLCLVGNYMLSSSIDQRVTLLSWSVKERNIVCEFVSQTSTDVADVQGMDLLEFNGDSITVCVFGKGMEVINVPTNQE comes from the exons atgtcTGTATTTACACGTACAGATGTGACTGCAGTTAAGTTTTACAAGAACTATGTGCTTGCCG GCATTGGCAGCACAGTCAATTTGTTCCATAAAACATCTACAAAGCTATTACAACGCTTATCTGGATTGTACGGGCAGAAAATATATGGTTTTGTGCCATCTCAATATGGTgacaaaatttttgtttttggtggAAAACAGTTCACAGTAGTGTCCTTGTCTGATCCCGAGCAGTCAAATGAAGGTACAGACTTGTTATGTAGACTCTTTGAACCTGTAGTATGCGATGACTGGCTGCATTCAGCTGTTTGGATCAATAAAGATGTGATAGCACTCTTGACAGCTCATAATGTAGTTCAG AAATGGGACATAAAAGCAGGTACCCTCACATCTCAGCATGCAAGCAAGGATAACTCTATATTATACAGTGGGCTGCTGCTAAAGTTGGAGGAAGATGTGCTGGTGATGGCTGGCACTGTCTTCTCTGAGGTTATCATTCATAAGTGTGGGGCTGAGCGACCATTACATCATCTAAAGGGTCATAAG GGTGTAATATTCTCAATTTCCTGTGAGCCATCAAGGAATATCATAGTTACAACATCTGACGACAGATCTGTAAGGATATGGGGTCCAGACAATGAACCAACACATCCAGGCACTACTGTAGAATACTGGAAGGATACCAACATAGTTTGTAAGCATGAGGTTTATGGACACTTAGCCAGAGTCATGAGGAGCTGTATCACAAATGATCTAATCATCTCTGTAGGAGAAGATTCAGCTATATGCTACTGGGATTATGAaggaaaattattaaagaaagcCCTAACCCACCAGAACGGTTGCATATGGTCTGTAGACAGTGATAACACTACATTAGTGACTGGTGGAGGTGACTGTGGAGTCATTTTACATCCCTTAACCATAGCCACAGACTATagttataatgaaattataGATGTTGGTGTTGCCTCTccaaaaaaagttatatttacagCCAGAAAAAACCTGCTTGTAATGgatgaaaatgttttagtttattatgattttattagtAAAGTTAAGAGTACACATAAATTGAATCATGATTCTACTTATAAACTGTTATCAATATCATCTTGCAAGCAACTGATTGCTATAGCAGATATGACAGGCAAACTAGATGTGTTTTTAGAAAAGTGTAAAGAtgatgcttttattttaaatattattgatactAAATTACAATTaggtaaaattttatcaatgcATTGGGCTGGTAACAGGCACCTTGTATTTTGTTCTGATGACGGTAATGTTTCAGTACTTGCTTCAAATAATGCAACAGTAGAAATTGTTGCTAGATTTGTGTTACCATTCTGTAAAGAGAGATGGCTGACTGCTTCTGCAATAGATTCTGGCAGCAAATACTTCGTATTGGGAGACAGATGCGgaaatattcacatttttgtTAAGGAACAAAAAGATCCTGTCAAAAGCTTTAGCAAAGTGCATGGGAGGTATGGTCCCACATCAATTAATATAGTCAATAATGACATCATCACTACAGGGAGAGATGGAACTATCATGTACTTTACTATACAGGGTGATGGTATAAAGCGTTTATCGGCAAAGGACCTTGCTTTCGAATGGGTCGAAAAGTTTCTGGACAAAGATCAAAATCTGGTGTGTGGTTTTCAAGAAAGAGTATttgtagtttataatattaaagataattGTAAAGTGATAGAAACTCCATGTGGAGGCGGGCACAGGTCTTGGGATGCTGTcagatattttgaaaaagtaaatgaaaaatacgaagaatgtattaaattcgtttatttaaaagatgCAGCCATAAATATAACTACATTTCAACTTAGTAAAATTACTTCTACAAATCTAGTCCATGGATCACATGCTAAAGAAATCAATTGTTTGAAAGCATTAAAATTGAATGATGATGCTGTATATATTTCTGGTGGAGAAGATACGACGCTTAGAATATCTAGTGTCGACGCAGTGAACTTTAAAGACGAAGTCGCTTTCAAACATTTATCGAGTATTCGAACATTGAAAACACATGCTATAGACGACAATCGGTTTTTAATTATGTCAGCAGGGGGAAGAGCCCAAATATGTATCAAAGATGTACaaattcttaaagaaaatgGAACAATAAGAGTTAAATCAGAAGAGTTAGTCGATCATTTCATAAGGGGCACTGATAAGGAGAGGAAAGGTAATCAGACTTGGAGGAACTGCTCGATAGATTTTGATCCTGAAATGAGGATCATGGACTTGGATTTGCTAAAATATAAAGATGATTTCGTAATATTTGCTGGCTGCTCCGATTCACATCTGAGGgtgttttcttacaaaaataaaagcaagaaATTGGAATTAATTAACGAATCTAAGTACCACAATACTTGTATACTAAAGaccaaaattataacaattttaaataaaaccacatTAATAACTTGCACAACTAGAGGTGACGTCACCATGTGGGATATTTCTGACGTCATAAATTGTAATTTCGAACCATTCTTCTCAACGAAGACGAACAAATCCGGGATAAATGCTTTAGCTACAGCAAACTTACCTGAAAACCAGCTGCTTGTAGCTACTGGAGGTGACGATAATTCCATCCATATAATTTTACTAGAAATACCTGATCAGGATTACTTGGGCTCTATGATTATGCTAAATAGCTGGCAGAGCTCAAATTTCCATAGTTCTCAGATAACTGGTTTATGTTTGGTCGGCAACTATATGTTGTCTTCGTCTATTGATCAGCGAGTGACGTTGCTCAGCTGGAGTGTGAAAGAGAGAAATATAGTCTGTGAGTTCGTCTCACAAACGTCAACAGATGTCGCTGACGTGCAGGGCATGGACTTACTAGAATTTAATGG GGATTCAATAACAGTTTGCGTATTTGGAAAAGGAATGGAGGTTATTAATGTGCCAACGAATCAAGAATAA
- the LOC113500278 gene encoding 2-oxoisovalerate dehydrogenase subunit alpha, mitochondrial — translation MNYVSDKMALKTGACVLRLNALRNAIRLLSTHTRPEVAQNNTKYAEFPGAKAPYVTEMKFLNESSYDPIPIYRVMDNNGNVLDIREEPRIDTEELKKMYKTMVQINQLDKILYESQRQGRISFYMTNYGEEGIHVGTTAALSPRDLIFCQYREVGVFLHRGVTITELINQCYGNHEDPGKGRQMPVHYGDKHRNLATISSPLATQMPQAVGAAYAFKRQPNNDRCVVCFFGDGAASEGDAFSAFNFAATLDCPVVLLCRNNGYAISTPTSEQYRGDGIAARGPALGIRTVRVDGTDTLAVYNAVQQARDYAIANNKPVLIEAMSYRVGHHSTSDDSTAYRSVEEIQKWTKDESPLQKFKLYLEAKGLWNPEEEKAMVKESRDTVVRTMQEAEKKKLPHWKEMFEDVYYDMPPRIQKQMKQMEEHLKKYPDKYPIDRYQSE, via the exons atgaactaCGTCAGTGACAAAATGGCGCTCAAGACTGGAGCATGTGTTTTGCGGCTTAACGCACTTCGTAACGCAATCAGG ctTTTATCTACGCATACACGACCCGAAGTTGCccaaaacaacacaaaatatgcAGAGTTCCCGGGCGCTAAGGCTCCCTACGTGACGGAAATGAAATTCCTGAACGAATCGAGCTACGATCCCATTCCTATTTATCGAGTGATGGACAACAATGGCAACGTGCTCGATATTAGGGAGGAGCCGCGTATCGATACCGAGGAACTGAAGAAAATGTACAAAACGATGGTACAGATCAATCAATTGGATAAGATTTTGTACGAGTCGCAAAG ACAAGGACGAATATCGTTCTACATGACGAACTACGGCGAGGAGGGTATCCACGTGGGCACTACCGCAGCCCTGAGCCCCCGCGACCTAATCTTCTGCCAGTACCGAGAGGTCGGCGTGTTCCTGCACCGAGGAGTCACGATCACCGAGCTCATCAACCAGTGCTACGGCAACCATGAGGACCCCGGCAAGGGCAGGCAGATGCCGGTGCATTATGGAGACAAGCATCGCAACCTTGCTACTATATCCAGTCCTTTAG CAACCCAGATGCCCCAGGCAGTGGGTGCGGCCTATGCCTTCAAGCGGCAGCCGAACAACGACCGCTGCGTGGTTTGCTTCTTCGGAGACGGCGCTGCGTCAGAGGGAGACGCCTTCTCCGCATTCAACTTTGCGGCCACGCTGGATTGTCCCGTCGTGTTACTTTG TAGAAACAACGGCTACGCGATCTCGACACCCACCAGCGAGCAGTACCGCGGGGACGGTATCGCGGCCCGCGGGCCCGCGCTGGGCATCCGCACCGTGCGGGTGGACGGGACCGACACTCTGGCCGTCTACAACGCTGTGCAGCAGGCGAGGGACTACGCCATAGCCAACAACAAGCCCGTGCTCATTGAGGCCATGTCTTACAG aGTTGGACATCATTCCACCTCGGATGACAGTACAGCTTACAGATCGGTAGAAGAAATACAGAAATGGACAAAAGATGAGAGTCCCCTACAAAAATTCAAACTCTATTTGGAGGCCAAAG GTCTTTGGAACCCTGAAGAGGAGAAAGCCATGGTTAAGGAATCAAGGGACACCGTCGTCCGTACTATGCAGGAAGCGGAGAAGAAAAAACTGCCGCACTGGAAGGAGATGTTTGAAGATGTCTACTATGATATGCCTCCGAGGATTCA GAAACAAATGAAACAGATGGAGGAACATTTGAAGAAGTATCCAGACAAATACCCGATCGACCGGTACCAGAgtgaataa
- the LOC113500279 gene encoding cyclin-K, whose amino-acid sequence MPYWYYDKKDLQNTPSFRDGISTDTENRYRKEGARFIIDTGSKMDLGYNTVATGVVYFHRFYMFHSFRTFPRYITACCCLFLAGKVEETPKKCKDIIKVAKSLLTEQKFASFGEDPKEEVMTLERILLQTIKFDLQVEHPYGYLLKYAKCLKGDKPKLQKMVQMAWTFVNDSLCTTLCLQWEPEVIAVALMFLAGKLSKFEVLDWNGRIPKHTAWWDMFVEDITMELLEDICHQVLDLYSPQPQSSGGDSPTGPPPAKVPKNDKKPLSVTPPTSASPVAAAAAKAVVTPNKNGAELKFEPPKLEPLRYTYPAYPGLAPPYAGPYAAPPPGLAPRLAPPPLLYAEPRFPPVNVPPPNYFPPLPGRGPPPPGPPPRPYYPPT is encoded by the exons ATGCCTTACTGGTACTATGACAAGAAGGATCTGCAGAACACGCCGTCGTTCCGCGATGGTATCAGTACGGACACGGAGAACCGGTATAGGAAGGAAGGCGCGAGGTTCATCATCGACACTGGCTCCAAAATGGACCTAGGTTATAACACAGTGGCTACAGGCGTTGTTTACTTTCATCGTTTCTACATGTTTCACTCGTTCAGAACATTCCCGAGGTATATCACCGCTTGTTGCTGCCTGTTCCTCGCAGGCAAAGTTGAGGAGACGCCAAAGAAAtgtaaagatattataaaagtaGCGAAGTCCCTGTTGACGGAGCAGAAGTTCGCGAGTTTCGGTGAGGATCCCAAAGAGGAGGTCATGACGCTGGAGCGAATCCTGCTGCAGACCATCAAGTTCGACCTGCAAGTGGAGCACCCTTACGGCTACCTGCTGAAGTACGCCAAGTGCCTGAAGGGCGACAAACCCAAGCTACAGAAGATGGTCCAGATGGCGTGGACATTCGTTAATGACAG tttatgcACAACTTTGTGCTTACAATGGGAGCCAGAAGTTATAGCAGTAGCGTTAATGTTCCTAGCAGGAAAACTTAGTAAATTTGAAGTATTAGACTGGAACGGAAGGATTCCTAAACACACAGCCTGGTGGGACATGTTTGTAGAGGATATCACAATGGAGCTACTTGAAGACATATGTCATCAG GTGTTGGACCTGTACTCCCCACAGCCGCAGTCGTCGGGCGGTGACTCCCCGACGGGGCCCCCTCCCGCGAAGGTGCCAAAAAACGACAAGAAGCCTCTCTCCGTTACACCGCCCACTTCCGCATCTCCTGTCGCCGCGGCCGCCGCTAAGGCGGTGGTGACGCCCAACAAGAACGGCGCGGAGCTGAAGTTCGAGCCGCCGAAGCTGGAGCCGCTGCGCTACACGTACCCCGCGTACCCGGGGCTGGCGCCGCCCTACGCGGGCCCGtacgccgcgccgccgccggggCTGGCGCCGCGcctggcgccgccgccgctgctgtACGCGGAGCCGCGCTTCCCGCCCGTCAACGTGCCGCCGCCCAACTACTTCCCCCCGCTGCCGGGCCgcggcccgccgccgcccgggcccccgccgcgcccctACTACCCGCCAACGTGA